A window of the Carassius gibelio isolate Cgi1373 ecotype wild population from Czech Republic chromosome B16, carGib1.2-hapl.c, whole genome shotgun sequence genome harbors these coding sequences:
- the LOC127974292 gene encoding uncharacterized protein LOC127974292: protein MDLTEPKPSSVPGPSGFEAAVGKQSTKRKKKGICAFFRRTWRVVKCAALCCQRGNEVAPDPFANDPVAQQENSDLQPDLFSIEWLTLNAEPTYLEPSPVPGPSKLNNEPMPAPHQSGYEPPVEKQRKIRMKKDIRAFFQRTWRTVKFPSLAPDSCRVEPVAHWDQVDLQPGLSGPLWLSRNDPGPSCFEVTVTANQNPPDSKPDPFSLQSHLTLDPGPAGLVVELTSVPGPSSQEIMPVYGSDMGLDVPELKPIPGSSLVLTAAVDLIDPEPSSASGSCSCRRTPDTDLDNSKQKHVPVLSGFWPTAASFSSRYDMGVKLGQGAFGSVYKGTHRFSGQKVAIKCIRKKPWNSIINVPGSTEPLLSEVVINVMVCAPPKSPYIVQMIEWFDQPHQFVIVMEYPHPCQTLLEFTMCHGCCLDESVARGLMRQAVLAAKHCIERGILHNDIKTDNMLVNTETLQLKLIDFSCSKRINMSCSEDHQQAVGSTVWSLAMLLLEIVSGDQPMSVFLSKARHPLIPNFSSGETTAHNNNTNIPFWHNIRVFNFPATKNKREN from the exons ATGGATCTAACCGAGCCCAAGCCATCATCTGTCCCAGGTCCATCTGGTTTTGAGGCAGCTGTTG gaAAACAATCAacaaagaggaagaagaaaggcATCTGTGCATTCTTCCGCCGAACATGGAGGGTTGTTAAGTGTGCTGCTCTCTGTTGCCAAAGGGGCAACGAAGTGGCTCCAGATCCATTTGCCAATGACCCAGTGGCTCAACAGGAAAATTCAGATCTCCAGCCAGATTTATTCAGCATTGAATGGCTGACACTTAATGCTGAGCCAACATATCTGGAGCCATCACCTGTCCCAGGCCCATCCAAACTGAATAATGAGCCAATGCCTGCCCCACATCAGTCAGGTTATGAGCCACCTGTTG aaaaacaaagaaaaatcagGATGAAGAAAGACATCCGAGCATTCTTTCAGCGAACATGGAGGACTGTTAAGTTTCCCTCCTTGGCCCCAGATTCATGTCGAGTTGAGCCAGTAGCTCACTGGGATCAAGTGGACCTCCAGCCAGGTCTATCTGGTCCCTTGTGGTTGTCAAGGAATGATCCAGGTCCATCTTGTTTCGAGGTGACCGTCACGGCCAACCAAAATCCACCTGATTCTAAGCCAGATCCATTCAGCCTCCAGTCACACTTAACACTTGACCCAGGCCCAGCTGGTCTTGTAGTTGAGTTGACATCTGTCCCAGGACCATCCAGTCAGGAGATAATGCCAGTCTATGGGTCTGACATGGGTCTGGATGTTCCTGAGCTAAAACCCATTCCAGGCTCCAGTCTCGTTCTGACAGCTGCTGTGGATCTGATTGATCCCGAGCCGTCATCTGCCTCTGGTTCATGCAGCTGCAGGCGGACACCTGACACTGATCTGGACAATTCTAAacaaaaacatgtcccagtccTATCTGGTTTTTGGCCAACTGCAG catcattttccTCCCGTTATGATATGGGAGTGAAGTTGGGACAGGGAGCCTTTGGTTCTGTGTATAAGGGGACTCACAGATTTAGTGGCCAGAAG GTTGCTATCAAATGTATACGTAAGAAGCCATGGAACAGCATTATTAATGTG CCTGGATCTACAGAACCTCTGCTGTCAGAAGTGGTTATAAATGTGATGGTGTGCGCACCTCCGAAAAGCCCCTACATTGTACAAATGATCGAGTGGTTTGATCAGCCACATCAGTTCGTCATAGTTATGGAATATCCACATCCATGTCAGACCTTGCTGGAATTTACCATGTGCCATGGATGTTGTCTGGATGAATCTGTGGCACGTGGTTTAATGCGGCAAGCGGTGCTTGCAGCCAAACACTGCATTGAACGGGGCATCTTACACAATGACATCAAGACGGACAACATGCTGGTCAACACAGAGACACTGCAGCTCAAACTTATAGACTTCAGCTGTAGCAAACGTATTAACATGTCTTGCTCTGAAG ATCATCAACAGGCGGTTGGATCAACAGTCTGGTCTTTGGCTATGTTACTTTTGGAGATAGTAAGCGGAGACCAGCCCATGAGTGTTTTTCTCTCCAAAGCACGTCATCCTTTGATACCAAATTTCTCCAGTGGTGAGACAACAGCACACAACAATAATACAAACATACCTTTTTGGCACAATATCAGAGTGTTCAATTTCCCAGCTACTAAAAATAAAAGGGAAAACTGA